DNA from Daucus carota subsp. sativus chromosome 1, DH1 v3.0, whole genome shotgun sequence:
TCTATTCTGTCCACCCGATCTTCATTCGCGGTCACCAGCTTCTATTCTCCATCGGGATCCTTAAGAGTGCCTTCCACCCCGCAAGCCTATTCTTCACTTTATCTATCCcatcttttaaattattatttccggATAATAAAAACTCCCCAACCAAAATCAGATGTCAAAGGGATTCCAGCAGCTCTCCCTCATTTGCGGTACATTTTTGGAGCAGAGACTTATTAAGACGCATTTTATGCCCGCTTCAAGGCATTTACTTGCACTTGCTCGATCGAAGCCTCTGCAAACAAAACGAAATCATCAGCAAAAAAGAAGTGAGATAAGAAAGGGCCTGACCTAGAAGCTTTCACCGGTTTCCATTCTTTGTCCTTCACGGCTTCCTAAATAAATTGCGAAAGCACGCCACCAAAGCAATAAGATGTTATAGAAGAAAGGCAAGTGAGTAAACCGGATACGAACGATTGAAGCTTATCTATTTAAACGTCTTTCAATCCTTTTTATTGCTACGGCTCTTTAAGAAGCGTATAACAGGTTTTATTGCCGGGTCGATAGGATTCAATTCCCATTGGAATGTCAGAAAGAGCGTTAAATGCCCGTTTTTTCTCTCTCTAGCTGCTTTCCAGATTAAGGATTAGCTGCTTTCTCCCGAAGAATGAAAGCCTGTGATAAATTCTTGTACATAGAGTTGTATAGTCCTAAGAGCTCAACAGCTTCAAAAGAGATTATGCACCCGATGGCACTTTAGAACGCGGGGAAGATCGATTTGACTGTATATAAGATAGAAGAGGTGTGCCGGGTATAGGTTGATAGCTTTTACGAGTCAGGAATCCGTCTACCAAAAGGTTGAGAAATGCCCTACAAACTGAGGAGATGGTGTCCCCTCAAGGGCTGATGTATGTGAAAGTAATCATTAACGGTCATGGTGTAATGGCCATGGTAGATACGGGTGCTACCAATAGCTTTGTGGCTGAGAAGAATATAAAAGTGCTGGGACTTGAGTTGCAGCCTAGTACAAGCCAAATTTAAGCTGTGAATTCTGATGCTCAACAAGTTGGGGCTATGGTGTGGCTTGTGTGAGTTTAAAGATTGGACCGTGGGAAGGAAAGTGCAAACTGTTAGCAATGCCTCTAGATGATTTCGACGTTATATTGGGCATTGATTTCCTATTGGCAGCTAAGTGCTCAGTGCTGCCTTATCTTGGAGGGATATTCATTGCTAATGAGAAGGAACCGTGTTTTGTGAAAGGCATTACAGAGAAGTCGgacaagggaaaagcaaaaggtGGGTTGTTATCAGCCTTGCAGGTTGAAGCTGGGTTGAAACGAGGAGAAGTAACATATCTTGCAGCCTTAGTTGAAATCAAACCGGATCAAGTGGTTGAAGTTCCAAAAGAAGGCAGATGGGTCCTTAAGAATGTGTGTGGATTATCGGGCGCTGAATAAGGTGACAATCAAGAATAAGTATCCTGTTCCAAATGTGGTTGAGCTCTTTGACAGACTTTCACGTGCTAAGTACTTCACAAAGTTGGATCTAAGGTCAGGCTATTGGCAAGTTCGGATTGCAGCTGGGGATGAACCAAAGACAGCATGCGTTACTAGGTACGGGTCATTTTAATTTCTAGTAATGCCTTTTGGTTTAACAAATGCTCCTGCTACGTTTTGCAATCTTATGAATGATGTGCTATATGACtacttttataaatttgtgGTAGTCTATCTAGATGATATTGTGATATATAGTGAAAGTATAGATGAGCACTTTGAACATTTGagatgtatatttatatttatgaaactGCGGGAGTATAGCCTTTATGTCAAATGTCAAAAAGGAGAAGTGTGAATTCTGGCAGAACATAAATTGTGTTCCTTGGACATGTGATCAGCCAAGGGATTGTGAAGATGGACACAAGAAAGGGGAAGGCCATTGTTGATTGGCCTGCCCCCACTAAGTTGCTGAACTAGATCCTTTCTTGGGTTGGCTAATTACTACAGaaagtttttatttatatttataatggggTATTCAAAAAATTGTGCAAAGCCTCACTGATTTGCTAAGAAGGACAGAAAATGGGAATGGACTGGGAGTTGTAGAAATGCTTTTGAGAAGTTGAAAGAAATTGTGGAGACTGAACCGGTCCTCAGCCTTCCTGATTTTGATAAGCCATTCGAAGTCATACAGATGCCTCAGATAAAGCTATTGGGGGTGTATTGGTACAAGAGGGTCATCCAGTTGCATATGAAAGTAGGAAGTTAAAAGATGCTGAACAGAGGTATAGTACTCATGAGAAGAAATGACTGCAGTGGTGCATTGCTGGAAGTATGAGACATTATTTGCTGGTTGGTTTCATTATCATAAAGCTGCTAGCTGCTCCAAAATTGGCTTGGTTTCAAGATGTAGAATCTATGTTGAATCACCATTTAGCGGGGCTACTAGGACTGGGGTCTCTCTCTTGGGCGGGGCATCTCAAGTACATGTATCTTTACCGATTAACCAATTTCTAAACGCTGGAGTAGATCCTAAAGAGATACCACTTCCTCATGAATCGGGATCTTTTGGCTCAACTTTATCCCAGTTTTGCTGAGGGAGCAACTCCCTTTTTCACCTTGAATTGGTCAAATATTCATTGCGTCGGCGCGCTTTTTCGCCCTCTCTTTTGTTTCCACCCCCCCCCGCCCTCCCCTTTGGACAGGAAGNNNNNNNNNNNNNNNNNNNNNNNNNNNNNNNNNNNNNNNNNNNNNNNNNNNNNNNNNNNNNNNNNNNNNNNNNNNNNNNNNNNNNNNNNNNNNNNNNNNNGCATAAGCGGGCTTCTATTGCTACGTAACAATAGAGCAGGATAGCATTTTTCGCCCACATGTTTGAATTTGAGGTAAAGAGCTCGCTTGTTATACGGGATCCGACGCATCCAGCAGAGCGAAACAACGTTCCATTCTTTCGGCGGCATCCTTCCGCATTGGCGGCGAGTGGAGTGCCACAATCCCATTCATCATTTTTGATCTACATAAGCCAAAGCCCATAGCACTGGCGACGTCTCCGGCATAAATGCAAGGAGGATGTATAGCTGATATAGGATCTTGTGGAACAGGATTTGATTCTGCAAGCGGTTCGGTACGAACGAAGAAATTTCGAACAAAAGGGTCGGAACTCGCTGATAGGAAAGGAGAGAAAAACAAAGCAATGCCAAGAGCTCCGTCAATCCGCTGTTCATCGATAGACGAAGCTCTCTCTTTATCATCTCGTGCCAGATGCACAAAGGACTCATCCTTTTTCCTTCTCGCGAACCACGGGAGCGCCTAGCGCCCAGAGGAGCAAAGCTCATTTCCTTTCAGGGTAAAGCGGCGCATAAACATAAAAAAGGGCTGGCCCGTCAAAAGTCCGGTTCCTTCGCGAACGAAGTTCAGAATCAACAAAGGTTCGTAGAACGAAGGGAGTGTACAACTGGGGTGCAGCCCTACTTTTTTGTTCGTAACGGGGGAGAGATAGAATGGGGTTCTTCACGAAGTTCGAGACAAAGGAATAAAAAAGAGTTTCTCTATGGCTCCTCGTTTTGAGACATTATGGCTTTGGGGTCGACCCCGGTAACAAAGAAGGAATCCATAAAAACTTAGGATCCGACACCATGATAAAATACTACCCTCATGATTAGACCATGTCCCTGAGATTTGATAAAAGAAAGGTGCATTAGCGGTTAATACGTTGTAATTGGATAAGTTATTAGGAATATGACGGAACGAAAGACCaaggaaagaaagaagaatGCACCAAATGCAAGTGCTGCACCAAACACTGGTGGTTGTTTCTTGTTGTAAGTGAATGCAACGAAAAGACCCGGAAATAACGAATAATGAAACAATTCATATATTGACATTTCGTGCTAATTTACAAATTTCTTCTTTGTTATTCCCATCATCCGGTAACCACAGGATGATCCACAAGAAGGTGGCAGGATTCGAACCTATGGCCGGCCCACCCCTGACCTGCTGGGTTGGGTGGCCGGGTTAGCACCCCTCGTCGCCTCTCTACCCGAAACAGATGCGCTGCGCTACCCAGCGCTACACCTTGTCTCCCCTACCCCTCTTCTGGTTGTGCCATTACCCATCGCGGGTAGCCCCGGTCCGGCCGCCCCTGACCTAATAAGAACGATTATCCTTATGACCAAACAAGGACCAGCTTACTTACTTCTCG
Protein-coding regions in this window:
- the LOC135152100 gene encoding LOW QUALITY PROTEIN: probable cytochrome c biosynthesis protein (The sequence of the model RefSeq protein was modified relative to this genomic sequence to represent the inferred CDS: inserted 5 bases in 5 codons; deleted 2 bases in 1 codon); protein product: MSIYELFHYSLFPGLFVAFTYNKKQPPVFGAALAXWCILLSFLGLSFRHIPNNLSNYNVLTANAPFFYQISGTWSNHEGSILSWCRILSFYGFLLCYRGRPQSHNVSKRGXHRETLFYSFVSNFVKNPILSLPRYEQKSRAAPQLYTPFVLRTFVDSELRSRRNRTFDGPALFYVYAPLYPEEMSFAPLGARRSRGSREGKRMSPXVHLARDDKERASSIDEQRIDGALGIALFFSPFLSASSDPFVRNFFVRTEPLAESNPVPQDPISAIHPPCIYAGDVASAMGFGLCRSKMMNGIVALHSPPMRKDAAXKNGTLFRSAGCVGSRITSELFTSXFKHVGEKCYPALLLRSNRSPLMKAEDRFSLHNFFQLLKSISTTPSPFPFSVLLSKSVRLCTIF